The Arenicella xantha genome contains a region encoding:
- a CDS encoding M48 family metallopeptidase, whose protein sequence is MSKSEQVQIDDLEVTLIRSARRKRLSLEVGVKGVQARAPSRMRLGAIVAFVQSKRAWIDQHLANVPDIPSNPEFSDGVSIHYRGTPTLVILKPGSKAPVKSTSNGIEVPVSESHLPLEVSAKTKLIKWLKQQTRAELEVQVARFAERMRIPRSPHQSIRVRDYKRRWGSCDAHGSLSFNWRLILAPPEVLNYVVVHELAHCLEFNHSRRFWAIVEQEVPNRKEYQQWLNQYGITLYQL, encoded by the coding sequence ATGAGCAAGTCAGAACAGGTACAAATTGACGATCTAGAAGTCACATTAATACGCTCAGCCCGGCGCAAACGCTTGAGTTTGGAAGTTGGTGTTAAGGGCGTTCAAGCGCGCGCGCCAAGCCGAATGCGCTTAGGCGCAATCGTGGCATTTGTACAATCAAAACGTGCGTGGATCGATCAGCATCTCGCCAACGTACCCGATATTCCGAGCAACCCTGAGTTTAGCGACGGCGTGTCTATTCATTACCGAGGCACGCCGACTTTGGTCATCTTGAAGCCTGGCAGCAAAGCTCCGGTGAAATCGACCTCTAACGGTATTGAAGTTCCAGTAAGCGAGTCGCATCTTCCACTCGAAGTATCGGCAAAAACCAAGCTGATAAAGTGGTTGAAACAACAGACTAGGGCCGAACTTGAGGTTCAAGTCGCTAGATTTGCCGAACGCATGCGCATTCCTCGATCACCACACCAATCGATTCGTGTACGCGATTATAAACGCCGCTGGGGCAGCTGTGATGCGCACGGGTCGCTGTCGTTTAACTGGCGGCTAATTCTTGCACCACCGGAAGTGCTGAACTACGTAGTGGTGCACGAGCTAGCGCATTGCCTAGAGTTTAATCACTCCAGACGTTTTTGGGCTATTGTCGAGCAAGAAGTCCCCAATCGAAAAGAATATCAGCAATGGCTAAACCAATACGGCATCACGCTATATCAGCTTTAG
- a CDS encoding YheT family hydrolase, whose protein sequence is MNQINITSSKLKTSLSSDSFKPSFGLRNAHSQTILSSVGVRKSIIARRFLPYSTSSKQMLLSGGEGIRLAGYLNRASTKRSSSLAILIHGWEGSHDSTYIQSMALELLNQGIDVFRLNLRDHGDTHHLNEEIFNSTLIEEVMYAIEDLQSRESYADYHLVGFSLGGNFSLRVAALAQEREITLESVIAFCPVIHASQSNIVLNQLSNIVYGKYFVRKWKRSLRKKLQHWPHYDYASRLDSMKTLEEMNQQLIPEYTSYTDLEAYFDAYAISGDRLADTIAPCYLFFAKDDMIIPVEGIKQLSDSPNLTVVVTDRGGHCGYIKNWKWECWQDDQALAIIQQHRNSKADIA, encoded by the coding sequence ATGAATCAAATCAACATTACCTCATCAAAGCTTAAAACGAGCCTATCGAGCGACAGTTTTAAGCCCTCATTTGGGCTGCGTAACGCGCACTCTCAAACGATTTTGTCGAGTGTAGGCGTGCGTAAGTCGATAATTGCTCGACGTTTTCTGCCTTATTCGACGTCAAGCAAGCAAATGCTTTTAAGTGGCGGTGAAGGGATTCGGTTAGCCGGTTATCTCAACCGCGCATCAACTAAGCGCTCTTCTTCATTAGCGATTCTGATTCACGGATGGGAAGGGAGCCATGATTCCACTTATATTCAGTCGATGGCCTTGGAGTTGCTGAACCAAGGTATTGATGTGTTTCGCCTTAATTTGCGTGACCACGGCGATACACATCATTTAAATGAGGAGATATTCAATTCGACTTTGATTGAAGAAGTGATGTACGCGATCGAAGATTTGCAGTCGCGTGAGTCATATGCAGACTATCATTTGGTCGGATTCTCATTGGGCGGCAACTTTAGCCTGCGAGTTGCGGCCTTAGCTCAAGAGCGAGAGATTACGCTGGAGAGCGTTATTGCCTTTTGCCCAGTGATTCATGCTAGTCAGAGCAATATTGTTTTGAATCAGCTGAGTAACATTGTTTACGGTAAATATTTTGTGCGCAAATGGAAACGTTCATTGCGCAAAAAATTACAGCATTGGCCACATTATGACTATGCCAGTCGTTTGGACTCGATGAAAACGCTGGAAGAAATGAATCAGCAATTAATTCCTGAGTACACCTCATACACTGATTTAGAAGCTTATTTTGACGCCTACGCGATTTCAGGTGACCGATTAGCCGACACCATTGCACCTTGTTATTTGTTTTTTGCCAAGGACGACATGATTATCCCGGTTGAAGGCATTAAGCAATTATCTGACAGCCCCAATCTCACGGTGGTTGTCACAGATCGAGGTGGGCATTGTGGTTATATTAAAAACTGGAAGTGGGAATGCTGGCAAGACGATCAGGCGCTCGCAATTATTCAGCAGCATCGAAACTCTAAAGCTGATATAGCGTGA
- a CDS encoding CsiV family protein codes for MNVIQHNYKTIRLGIFTTVSLLFLSFTTVASAKDYMVEVLIFKHSNPSTASESHDYTPPQPMRSASTTWKLDPSMLVDDAEKLEKSSNYHVMHHLSWGQESLSYRESATFTVFETDTQGYIKVYADDLLFINVDLDVTGFRMQEKRRLKLNEKHFFDHPKFGLLVQVSRLEAEPEAESVIPSEVESKTAQPTTNASGELNSSR; via the coding sequence ATGAACGTCATTCAACACAATTATAAAACCATTCGACTCGGCATATTCACCACCGTTTCACTACTATTCTTGAGCTTTACAACCGTTGCCTCGGCAAAGGACTATATGGTCGAGGTGCTTATATTTAAACACAGCAACCCTTCGACCGCCTCTGAGAGCCATGACTACACTCCGCCGCAACCAATGCGTTCAGCTTCCACTACTTGGAAACTAGACCCGTCAATGCTGGTGGATGATGCCGAAAAGCTCGAAAAATCCTCCAATTACCATGTGATGCATCATTTATCATGGGGGCAAGAATCACTGTCCTATCGTGAATCGGCAACGTTTACCGTGTTTGAAACTGACACACAAGGTTACATCAAGGTATATGCAGATGACCTGTTGTTTATCAATGTCGATCTTGACGTTACTGGGTTCAGAATGCAGGAAAAACGACGCTTAAAACTCAACGAAAAACACTTTTTTGACCACCCAAAATTTGGGCTCTTAGTTCAAGTTTCTCGCTTAGAGGCCGAACCAGAAGCGGAATCAGTAATCCCCAGCGAAGTAGAGAGTAAAACAGCTCAGCCGACAACCAATGCCAGCGGTGAATTGAATAGCTCTCGCTAG
- a CDS encoding polysaccharide biosynthesis protein, whose amino-acid sequence MIKSLGMLVFRWRIVLHDILVIPAAWLGAYWLRYNLEAVPDEFLRSAVFALPVVVTVQAVTNIFVGVHRGEWRFVSLPDLSLIFRATIVGTATIAFTLFLVAERLMFVPRSVFILYALILLALMCGSRLLYRLLKDRHFSTRSGRKVVILGAGAAGEQLLRDLRRNHPNRYNIVAFLDDDPSKIGRQIHRIPIVASPDVLQDLIFRWDIDLVLIAVPSANDEQMQRLVAICERTGIEFRTLPGAHELVSGHVQLGDMREVRIDDLLGRDPVRLDWQRIRHSLCNKTVLVTGAGGSIGAELCRQLASVCSSHLVMFDQCEYNLYRIEEELRERFPETKITPVLGDVCDAPAARNVFERFQPAAVFHAAAYKHVPLLEGQVRAAVKNNAVGTQTIADLAHEFKVEKFVLISTDKAVNPSSLMGACKRVAEIYCQTLASLSKTKFITVRFGNVLGSAGSVVPKFQQQIKAGGPVTVTHPEMTRYFMTITEATQLILEASAMGEDGCIYVLDMGQPVLISELAEQLIRLSGKQPNVDIKIVYTGLRAGEKLHEELFHDDENLTVTDYEKIHLAATRHVDRAIVKQVFEQIQERIDDYDGGLSACIQTLVPEYQDGTEQATKKTA is encoded by the coding sequence ATGATCAAATCCCTTGGCATGCTGGTTTTCCGTTGGCGGATTGTTTTGCACGATATATTGGTCATTCCTGCTGCTTGGCTCGGTGCTTACTGGTTACGCTACAACCTAGAGGCGGTGCCAGACGAGTTTTTAAGGAGTGCAGTTTTCGCCTTGCCAGTGGTGGTGACAGTGCAAGCGGTTACCAATATCTTTGTTGGTGTGCACCGCGGCGAGTGGCGCTTTGTTTCTCTGCCAGACCTGTCGTTAATTTTTCGTGCCACGATTGTTGGCACCGCGACCATTGCTTTTACGCTATTCTTGGTTGCTGAGCGTTTAATGTTTGTGCCGCGCTCGGTATTTATCTTATATGCACTTATTCTGCTGGCGTTAATGTGCGGTTCTCGCTTGTTGTATCGACTGCTTAAAGACCGCCACTTTTCGACTCGTTCAGGCCGTAAAGTTGTCATTCTTGGTGCCGGAGCGGCTGGCGAACAGTTGCTACGGGACCTCCGTCGTAACCATCCTAATCGTTATAATATTGTGGCATTTTTGGATGATGATCCAAGCAAGATCGGTCGGCAAATTCATCGCATCCCCATTGTTGCTTCACCGGATGTGTTGCAAGACCTGATTTTCCGCTGGGACATTGACCTAGTTTTGATCGCGGTGCCATCGGCCAATGATGAGCAAATGCAGCGCCTTGTGGCTATTTGTGAGCGCACCGGCATTGAATTCCGCACCTTGCCTGGTGCACACGAACTGGTTAGCGGTCATGTCCAGCTCGGAGACATGCGAGAAGTCAGAATCGACGACTTGCTTGGACGCGACCCAGTACGCCTCGATTGGCAACGAATTCGTCATAGCCTATGTAATAAAACGGTACTAGTCACTGGAGCCGGAGGCTCTATTGGCGCGGAATTGTGTCGGCAGCTGGCTTCGGTATGCTCGAGCCACTTGGTTATGTTCGATCAATGCGAATACAACTTGTATCGAATTGAAGAAGAGTTACGAGAACGCTTTCCTGAAACCAAAATCACGCCCGTACTTGGTGATGTTTGTGATGCCCCAGCAGCGCGCAATGTGTTTGAACGGTTTCAACCTGCCGCAGTGTTTCATGCCGCCGCGTATAAGCATGTGCCATTATTGGAAGGGCAGGTGCGCGCCGCAGTTAAGAACAATGCAGTAGGAACCCAGACTATTGCTGATTTAGCGCACGAATTCAAAGTCGAGAAATTCGTATTAATTTCTACCGATAAAGCAGTCAATCCAAGTAGCCTGATGGGCGCCTGTAAGCGAGTGGCGGAAATCTATTGTCAAACTTTAGCATCATTAAGTAAGACTAAATTTATTACCGTACGATTCGGCAATGTGTTGGGTTCAGCTGGCAGCGTAGTTCCAAAATTTCAGCAACAAATTAAGGCCGGCGGACCGGTGACCGTTACGCACCCTGAGATGACACGTTATTTTATGACGATTACTGAGGCGACTCAGCTAATCTTAGAAGCCAGTGCTATGGGCGAAGACGGATGCATTTACGTTTTGGATATGGGGCAACCTGTACTGATTTCTGAACTGGCGGAACAGTTGATTCGTTTGTCGGGTAAACAACCCAATGTGGATATTAAAATTGTCTATACCGGTTTACGAGCAGGTGAGAAGTTGCATGAGGAATTATTCCATGACGACGAAAATCTCACGGTCACGGACTACGAAAAGATTCACTTAGCGGCCACACGCCATGTTGATCGGGCAATTGTCAAACAGGTGTTTGAGCAAATACAAGAGCGGATCGACGACTATGATGGTGGCCTGTCGGCCTGTATTCAGACGCTTGTGCCTGAATATCAAGACGGCACAGAGCAAGCCACCAAGAAGACTGCTTAG
- a CDS encoding glycosyltransferase family 4 protein gives MLRAIVNHPLLNSLESLSPMLILLIIALFCSVVLVAWLATRFLIAYLIRSSMVDVPNERTLHQGSVPRGGGIVMVVTAALGLFGVGVWTDSLLFYGILAGLLSAWGILGWYDDRHDLSPKIRFIVQFCLALLTVAAFGWVNQIGWLYLGWFGAVVSVLGILWMANLYNFMDGMDGLAASQSIIASITLAFWFYMANNLALAVVCGLVAASSYGFLLWNWRPAKVFMGDVGSVTLGAFFATMIIIAVTRHDYPVLSLVLIFAVFVSDASVTIARRIWHREKIWLPHRTHYYQRLATHGVSHAKIVCGAIIMMLICSLIATLSVLYRDTIALAIFGVVSIMVVAVVIVKIIEAGALPASKPQNKTD, from the coding sequence ATGTTGCGAGCCATAGTGAATCATCCGCTGCTGAATAGCCTTGAGAGTTTAAGCCCGATGCTTATCTTACTCATTATCGCTTTGTTCTGCTCGGTGGTTCTTGTCGCGTGGTTAGCGACTCGATTTTTGATTGCTTACCTAATCCGCAGCTCCATGGTGGACGTGCCCAACGAGCGCACCTTGCATCAAGGTAGTGTGCCTCGTGGTGGCGGTATTGTCATGGTGGTTACTGCGGCACTGGGGTTGTTTGGCGTCGGGGTCTGGACTGACAGCCTTCTTTTTTATGGAATATTGGCTGGCTTGCTGAGTGCATGGGGCATATTAGGCTGGTATGACGATCGACACGACTTGTCGCCCAAAATCCGTTTCATTGTTCAGTTTTGCTTGGCGCTACTAACTGTCGCTGCATTCGGTTGGGTCAATCAGATAGGTTGGTTATATTTGGGTTGGTTTGGCGCAGTTGTGTCAGTGCTTGGTATCTTGTGGATGGCCAACTTATACAACTTTATGGATGGCATGGACGGCCTTGCCGCATCGCAGTCTATTATTGCCAGTATCACGCTCGCGTTCTGGTTTTATATGGCTAACAACCTCGCACTTGCTGTGGTCTGTGGTTTAGTGGCAGCAAGTAGTTATGGCTTCTTGTTGTGGAACTGGCGACCGGCAAAGGTATTTATGGGCGATGTAGGGAGTGTCACTCTTGGTGCATTTTTTGCCACAATGATTATCATAGCCGTTACTCGACACGACTATCCGGTGCTTAGTTTGGTGTTGATATTTGCAGTCTTCGTGAGTGATGCCAGCGTTACTATTGCTCGACGTATTTGGCATCGCGAGAAGATTTGGTTGCCCCATAGAACGCATTATTATCAACGCTTAGCCACGCACGGCGTGTCGCATGCAAAAATTGTGTGTGGTGCCATTATTATGATGTTGATATGTTCCTTGATCGCAACGCTCAGTGTGTTGTACCGTGATACTATCGCATTGGCAATTTTCGGCGTAGTATCAATTATGGTGGTCGCGGTTGTGATTGTAAAAATAATAGAAGCTGGTGCTCTACCAGCTTCTAAACCCCAGAATAAAACAGATTAA
- a CDS encoding NAD-dependent epimerase/dehydratase family protein, producing the protein MAQGLDDFVILITGAQGVVGQPLAERLKSEGKRCLMVSRSANHKQASWLRWDLNEPADQVVRTQLAEVSTLIHCAPIWLLPPRLADLSSARLTRLVVFSSTSVLSKQGSANTQEQVLVQKLADAEAAIQTHCDLHKLHLTILRPSMIYGYGLDQNVMHIARFIRKYRFMPLVGAANGGRQPVHAEDLVSAALRILQDANTYSKTYSLAGGEVLTYRAMVERICRGVGQSPRILSIPLGVFRTLLMLASKIGRFDYTPEMANRMSQDLCYDISPAQSDFGYSPQAFLLNPQRDLSITGNPLQSDQG; encoded by the coding sequence ATGGCTCAAGGGTTGGACGACTTCGTGATTCTAATTACTGGTGCACAAGGTGTGGTTGGACAGCCTCTCGCTGAACGCTTGAAATCTGAAGGCAAGCGATGTTTGATGGTGTCGCGATCGGCTAATCACAAACAAGCTAGTTGGTTGAGGTGGGACTTAAATGAACCCGCGGATCAGGTAGTTCGAACTCAGTTGGCCGAGGTTAGTACGCTAATTCATTGCGCACCTATTTGGTTATTGCCGCCACGACTTGCAGATTTGAGCAGCGCACGGCTGACTCGTCTTGTGGTATTCAGTTCTACTAGCGTACTCAGTAAGCAGGGCTCCGCCAACACTCAGGAGCAAGTGTTGGTTCAGAAGTTGGCCGATGCTGAGGCCGCCATTCAAACGCATTGTGATCTGCATAAATTGCATTTAACGATATTGCGACCGAGCATGATCTACGGCTACGGACTCGATCAAAATGTGATGCATATCGCCCGATTTATCCGCAAGTATCGATTTATGCCGTTGGTCGGAGCGGCTAATGGTGGTCGTCAACCTGTGCATGCCGAAGATTTAGTCAGCGCCGCATTGCGAATATTACAAGATGCAAATACCTACTCGAAGACGTATTCACTCGCTGGTGGTGAGGTGCTTACGTATCGCGCAATGGTCGAACGAATATGTCGCGGTGTAGGGCAGTCTCCGCGTATATTATCAATTCCGCTTGGCGTATTTCGAACCCTGCTGATGCTCGCGTCTAAAATCGGGCGATTTGACTACACACCGGAGATGGCGAATAGAATGAGTCAGGATTTGTGCTATGACATTAGTCCTGCCCAATCCGACTTTGGCTATTCCCCTCAAGCATTTTTGCTTAATCCGCAGCGAGATCTCAGTATTACTGGGAATCCGTTGCAGAGCGATCAGGGGTAA
- a CDS encoding glycosyltransferase family 2 protein, with protein MPRYHVIIVNYNAGDWLCRSINSAIEYGAGAITVVDNASSDDSIANAQAAVSESRVQWLLNECNVGFAAANNQVLRELDADTEFAILMNPDCELAPDTIEHILNAFEAHPRLGLASGLILNEDGSVQVTCRRKFPTPWSALVRMLQLHKFFPNHPNFSNFDYGANLTRQSPFAEVEAVSGAFMVARVSAMGEVGLLDEDYFMHCEDLDWCKRFELAGWQVGSEPAAVVTHAKGVSSKSRPVRVLWSLHRGMLRFFDKFYRQQYRWPIRWLVTLGVYVSFAGRALIAWLKGWTTS; from the coding sequence ATGCCTAGATATCACGTAATTATTGTCAACTACAATGCCGGAGATTGGTTATGCCGATCGATTAATTCGGCCATTGAGTATGGCGCAGGCGCGATCACCGTGGTTGATAATGCTTCGTCTGACGACAGTATCGCTAACGCCCAAGCAGCGGTGTCTGAGTCTCGTGTTCAGTGGCTACTCAATGAGTGTAACGTGGGGTTTGCTGCAGCTAACAATCAGGTGTTGCGCGAATTGGATGCGGACACCGAGTTTGCGATTTTGATGAATCCAGACTGCGAATTAGCGCCAGATACGATAGAACATATTTTAAATGCCTTTGAGGCTCATCCGCGTTTAGGACTTGCGAGTGGCTTGATTTTAAATGAAGACGGGAGTGTCCAAGTGACTTGTCGTCGCAAGTTTCCAACGCCATGGTCGGCGCTGGTGCGTATGCTGCAGTTACATAAATTTTTCCCCAATCATCCGAACTTTAGCAATTTTGACTATGGTGCAAACCTTACTCGGCAATCACCATTCGCTGAGGTTGAAGCGGTGTCTGGAGCTTTTATGGTAGCTCGAGTCAGTGCGATGGGCGAAGTAGGGCTGTTAGACGAAGACTATTTTATGCATTGTGAGGACTTAGATTGGTGCAAACGCTTTGAGCTTGCTGGTTGGCAAGTCGGCTCCGAGCCGGCTGCAGTGGTGACTCACGCAAAGGGCGTGAGCTCTAAGTCGCGACCGGTACGGGTATTGTGGTCGCTGCATCGCGGCATGCTGCGCTTTTTTGATAAATTTTATCGCCAGCAATATCGGTGGCCTATAAGGTGGCTAGTCACGCTCGGTGTCTATGTTAGCTTTGCCGGGCGAGCGTTGATCGCATGGCTCAAGGGTTGGACGACTTCGTGA
- a CDS encoding glycosyltransferase family 2 protein — protein sequence MSKKVLAIVVTYNPELPSLRLTLAALLKQDCGVLVVDNGSTNGAEIGQLCEQLETVVFAPQRDNLGVGAAHNAGIAYAQQNAYPYVLIMDQDSVPLTGMVAALVAAHEQQSKSHPVSAVGVSYLNADTGSESFFVRFGKLKFARRYCNERDQLGCLEADFLISSGSLIRTDTIEHIGTMDESLFIDHVDTEWFLRAKNRGYRAFGVCDALMQHGLGEQTHRVAIGGRQRNVPQHKPFRYYYIMRNSVLLYRRGYCSNWWKWNDIQRLGMIFIMFGLVKAPRRANLSMMLRGVWHGLRGVTGPMPNA from the coding sequence GTGAGCAAGAAGGTTCTTGCCATCGTTGTTACATATAACCCTGAACTGCCATCATTGCGGCTGACGCTGGCCGCTTTGTTGAAACAAGACTGTGGCGTATTGGTAGTGGACAATGGCTCGACGAATGGCGCCGAAATTGGCCAATTGTGCGAGCAGTTGGAAACCGTTGTGTTTGCGCCGCAACGTGACAACTTAGGTGTGGGCGCGGCGCACAATGCTGGGATCGCCTATGCCCAGCAGAATGCCTACCCGTATGTGTTGATAATGGATCAAGACAGCGTGCCACTCACAGGGATGGTGGCGGCTTTAGTGGCGGCTCACGAACAACAATCGAAATCGCATCCGGTCAGTGCGGTTGGTGTCAGCTACCTAAATGCGGACACCGGTAGTGAATCTTTCTTCGTGCGATTTGGTAAACTCAAGTTTGCTCGTCGTTATTGTAATGAACGTGATCAACTTGGTTGTTTAGAAGCCGACTTTTTAATCTCCTCTGGCTCGTTGATTCGGACTGACACCATCGAGCATATTGGTACTATGGATGAATCACTGTTTATCGATCACGTCGACACCGAATGGTTCTTGCGAGCCAAGAATCGAGGCTATCGGGCCTTTGGTGTTTGCGACGCATTAATGCAACATGGTTTGGGCGAACAGACGCATCGCGTAGCGATCGGCGGTCGCCAGCGCAATGTGCCGCAACATAAACCATTTCGCTATTACTATATTATGCGAAACAGTGTGCTGCTTTACCGGCGCGGCTACTGCAGCAATTGGTGGAAGTGGAACGACATTCAACGTTTAGGCATGATCTTCATTATGTTTGGGCTTGTGAAAGCGCCGAGACGAGCAAATTTGAGCATGATGTTACGCGGTGTGTGGCATGGCTTAAGAGGGGTAACGGGGCCGATGCCGAATGCCTAG
- a CDS encoding glycosyltransferase family 2 protein, whose product MDVSIVIPFLNESPNLKPLCDEIKTAMDTIDKQYEVIFIDDGSTDDGCDVLASCRETMPQIKVVSFRRNFGQTAAMVAGLDYAQGDIVVTLDADRQNDPADIPALIAKIEEGYDMVCGWRFDRQDTYLSRKLPSMLANRLISKITDVRLHDYGCTLKAMRKELAKRVTLYGEMHRFIPAVASGVGAKMAEVKVNHRARTAGESKYGISRTFRVVLDLITVKFLLRYHARPLHFFGMPGLALGGIGGALIAYLTVARLFFGVPLGDRPLLIFAFMLLIIGLQFILFGLIGEMQTRTYYESQNKPIYHVRNTIGIETDDTKKG is encoded by the coding sequence ATGGACGTCTCTATTGTAATACCCTTTTTGAATGAATCGCCGAATCTCAAACCATTATGTGATGAGATAAAGACCGCGATGGATACTATCGATAAACAATACGAAGTGATTTTTATCGATGATGGTAGTACCGATGACGGCTGTGATGTATTGGCTAGCTGTCGTGAAACCATGCCGCAAATCAAGGTGGTGAGCTTCCGTCGCAACTTCGGTCAAACCGCTGCTATGGTTGCCGGTTTAGATTATGCACAAGGCGATATCGTTGTCACATTAGACGCTGATCGTCAAAACGATCCGGCCGATATTCCAGCGTTAATTGCTAAAATAGAAGAAGGGTATGACATGGTTTGTGGCTGGCGTTTTGACCGCCAAGACACCTATCTTTCACGCAAGCTACCATCAATGCTGGCAAACCGATTGATTTCCAAGATAACGGATGTGCGTTTGCATGATTATGGTTGTACGCTAAAGGCCATGCGCAAAGAACTTGCTAAACGCGTCACACTGTATGGTGAAATGCACCGATTTATTCCTGCGGTAGCTAGTGGTGTCGGTGCTAAAATGGCTGAAGTAAAAGTAAACCATCGCGCACGCACCGCCGGTGAATCTAAATACGGTATTTCACGAACTTTTCGTGTGGTGTTAGATCTGATAACTGTGAAGTTTTTGTTGCGATATCATGCGCGGCCATTGCACTTTTTCGGTATGCCTGGGTTGGCCTTAGGCGGCATTGGTGGAGCACTTATAGCGTACTTAACCGTGGCGAGATTGTTTTTTGGCGTGCCGCTTGGTGACCGCCCACTGCTGATTTTTGCATTCATGTTGCTCATAATCGGGCTGCAATTCATTTTGTTTGGCTTGATTGGCGAAATGCAAACCCGAACCTATTATGAAAGCCAGAATAAACCGATCTACCATGTGCGCAACACGATCGGTATTGAGACTGACGATACTAAGAAAGGTTAA